Proteins found in one Nocardia brasiliensis ATCC 700358 genomic segment:
- a CDS encoding MarR family winged helix-turn-helix transcriptional regulator yields MTSLPSTERIGSYVKRAEQALQTAKHAALKPAGVTVPQYAALLHLDENPGISAAALARLCGVTPPTMNTVLSNLQDRGLIERTPHAWHKNILETRLTEAGTAVMRDADARAVRVERAVAAGFTDAERATLQDLLTRCADLFDSVQSETPSATKG; encoded by the coding sequence ATGACGTCCCTGCCCTCCACCGAGCGCATCGGCTCGTACGTGAAGCGCGCCGAACAGGCGCTGCAAACGGCGAAGCATGCCGCCTTGAAGCCGGCGGGCGTCACGGTGCCCCAGTACGCGGCCCTGCTGCACCTCGATGAGAACCCCGGCATCTCGGCCGCGGCGCTGGCCCGGCTCTGCGGCGTCACCCCGCCCACGATGAACACCGTGCTGTCCAATCTGCAGGATCGCGGTCTCATCGAGCGGACCCCGCACGCGTGGCACAAGAACATCCTGGAAACCAGGTTGACCGAGGCGGGCACCGCGGTGATGCGGGACGCCGACGCCCGCGCCGTCCGAGTCGAGCGTGCCGTCGCCGCCGGTTTCACCGACGCCGAACGCGCCACTCTGCAAGACCTGCTGACCCGCTGTGCCGACCTGTTCGACTCGGTCCAGTCCGAAACTCCGTCCGCCACAAAGGGTTGA
- a CDS encoding SMP-30/gluconolactonase/LRE family protein, protein MQHPTRRRRSTLAIALACGLLAACGTEDAAPPTPAAQATRISTAYALPSEHAYPEGIAADPRTGDTYVGSYTTGAIYRATPGAATAEVFLPEGADGRKTANGLKVDQAGRLWVTDSTAGVTVYDTATRAPIARFDVAGTAPRFVNDLAVTPDGTAYLTDSSRGVVYRVTADQVSATAADGGRAELTAHFDLNPAMAPHAPSDFTLNGIVADPAGRYLLAVDMHAGELFRIDLTPNAIGQIRKVALRGGELTFGDGLDLHDHTLWAVQNTAATISRWTLADDGTTATLDARFTDESLALPTTLVRVDDRILVVSSQFDKGGPMGPGTPEPFAVLAVSGI, encoded by the coding sequence ATGCAGCACCCGACCCGACGCCGCCGGTCGACCCTGGCCATCGCCCTGGCCTGCGGTCTGCTCGCGGCCTGCGGCACCGAGGACGCCGCGCCACCCACTCCGGCCGCGCAGGCCACCCGGATCAGCACCGCCTACGCGCTACCGAGCGAGCACGCCTACCCCGAGGGCATCGCCGCCGACCCGCGCACCGGCGACACCTACGTCGGCTCGTACACCACCGGCGCGATCTACCGGGCCACCCCCGGTGCCGCAACGGCCGAGGTCTTCCTCCCCGAGGGAGCCGACGGCCGCAAGACCGCCAACGGCTTGAAAGTCGACCAGGCGGGACGACTGTGGGTGACCGACTCGACCGCCGGAGTCACCGTGTACGACACCGCGACTCGCGCGCCGATCGCCCGCTTCGATGTCGCCGGAACCGCGCCGAGATTCGTCAACGACCTCGCCGTCACGCCGGACGGCACGGCCTATTTGACCGATTCCAGCCGCGGCGTCGTCTATCGCGTCACCGCCGATCAGGTCAGCGCGACCGCCGCGGACGGCGGACGTGCCGAGCTGACCGCACACTTCGACTTGAACCCGGCGATGGCGCCGCACGCGCCGAGCGACTTCACCCTGAACGGCATCGTGGCCGACCCCGCCGGTCGCTATCTGCTGGCCGTCGATATGCACGCGGGCGAGTTGTTCCGAATCGACCTCACCCCCAACGCAATCGGCCAGATCCGCAAGGTCGCGCTGCGCGGCGGCGAGCTGACCTTCGGCGACGGGCTGGACCTGCACGACCACACGCTGTGGGCGGTGCAGAACACGGCCGCGACGATCTCGCGCTGGACGCTCGCCGACGACGGGACCACCGCCACCCTGGACGCGCGCTTCACCGACGAATCCCTGGCCCTGCCAACCACATTGGTGCGGGTGGACGACCGGATTCTGGTCGTCTCCTCGCAATTCGACAAGGGCGGCCCGATGGGCCCGGGTACGCCGGAGCCGTTCGCCGTGCTCGCGGTATCCGGGATCTGA